The sequence below is a genomic window from Barrientosiimonas humi.
CGGAAGCGCAGCTTGACGCCCTCGGGGTCGCGCGCCACGGCGGTGAACACGTCGGCGTGGTCGCTGGCGCCGAAGAAGCGCAGCAGCCCGTCCGGCGGGCCGAAGTAGGCGACCTTGCCGCCCGGGGCGAGCAGCAGCACCTTGTCGCAGACGCCCAGGTTGGCGACCGAGTGGGTGATGACCACGACCGTGCGTCCGCCGTCGGCCAGGTCGCGCAGCGTGCGCATGACCTGCTTGTCCAGCCCCGGGTCCAGACCCGAGGTCGGCTCGTCGAGGAACAGCAGCGACGGGCGGGTCAGCAGCTCCAGCGCGACCGAGGTGCGCTTGCGCTGACCGCCGGAGAGCTTGTCGACGCGGGTGTCGGCGTGCGGGGCCAGGTCGAGCTCGGCCATGACCTCGTCGACCCGCTGGTCGCGCAGGTGGGCGTCGAGGTCGTCGGGGAAGCGGAGCTCGGCGGCGTAGCGCAGCGCCTGCTTGACCGTGAGCTGACGGTGCACCACGTCGTCCTGCGGCACGACGCCGATGCGGTGGCGCAGGTCCTGGTAGTTCTCGTAGAGGTCTCGTCCGTCGTAGTAGACCTCGCCCTCGGTCGCCTGCTGCGACCCGGTGAGCGCCTTGAGCAGCGTCGACTTGCCGGCGCCGGACGGGCCGATCACCGCGAGCAGGCTGGAGCCGTCGAGCGCGAACGTCACGTCGTCGAGCAGCACCTTGCCGTTGCCGAGCTTGAAGGTGAGGTGGTTGGCGACGAAGTTGACGTCGCCCTCGTCGACGCTGGCGACGAGCTGGCCGTGGCGGACGGTGAACCGGGAGTGGCCGACCGCGAGCAGCCCGCCCTCGCCGAGGAAGGCGTGGTCGACCTTCTGACCGTTGACGTAGGTGCCGTTGCGGCTGTCGAGGTCCTGCACGTCGAACCCGCCGGGGCGCGGGGTGAGGCGCACGTGCTGCCGCGAGGCGAGCAGGTCGTCGACGACGATCTGGTTCTCCAGGCCGCGGCCGATCGTGAGCACCTGACCGCCCGCGGTGCCGGTGGTCGCGGTGGGCATGACCTGCGGCACCTGGCCGGTGACCGTGGCGTGGCCGCCGCCCTGGTCGGCCGAGATCGGACCGCTCGGCAGCGTCCAGCGCTCGAAGACCACGCCCGCGTGCTGGCCCGGCGCGTCGGGCACGGTCGCCGCGGGGCGGTGCTGCGGCAGCGGCTGGCTGACCCGCGACGACGCGGCCTGCTGCGGAGCGGCCTTCGGCGCGGCTGTCTGCGGTGCCTGGGCCGGCTGCGCGGGGGTGGGCCGGGCAGGAGCAGCTGCCCCCGGGCGTACGTCGGTGGGGTCGGCGACCGCGGGTGCGGGGCGACCTGCCCGGCCGGGGAGCGGACCGCTCGGGTGCCCGTTGCCCGGGCGCGCACCGCCCGGCTGCGCGCCGCCCGGCTGCGCGCCGCCCTGTCGCGGAGTGCCCTGCTGCGGACGCGGCGCCGACCCGCCCGGCATCACCTGCGCCCGGACCTGCGGGCCGTCGGCGGCACCCAGCCGCAGCGAACCGCCCTGGCCGATCGGCGCCGGTGACTGCGGGGCGATGCGCCGGGCACCGACGTACGTGCCGTTGCTGCTGCCGAGGTCGACGACCACCCAGGCGCCGCCCTCGTGGCGCACCTCGGCGTGCCGCCGGGAGACGCGCGAGTCGACGACCGTGAGGTCGCACCCGCGGTCACGACCGATGACGAACCGTTGACCCGGGCTGACCGTGCTGGCGCGACCGTCGAAGACCAGTCGCAGGCTCGTGGGCTCGGCCGGTCCGTTCGTCGGCTGGGTCATAGGCGTACTCCGTGACGGTCGTCGGTGCATACGGGCGCGGCACGAGGTGGCCCCCCTCGCCCGTCAGGGTAGCCGTGCAGCGTCCCGGAGTCGCTGTGCCTGTCAGATGCTGACGAGCCAGCCGTCGCGGACCTCGAACGTCGAGGCGCCGATGCCGATGCGGTCGCCCTCGTGCAGGTGCGTGCGCTCGATGCGTCGACCGTTGACGAAGGTGCCGTTGCGGCTGCCGAGGTCCTCGATGACCAGGCCCTCGTCGTCGACCGTGATGCGCACGTGCTGGCGCGAGACCAGCATGTCGTCGAGCACGATCGAGTTGGTGCGGCCGCGGCCGATAGTCAGCGCCTCGTCGGCCGGCTCCTCGCCCGTCGGGGGCTCGCTGACCGCCGGGGTCACCTGGGTCGGCAGCTCCTCGGCCTCCTCGCCGGGGGCCGCCCCGCCGGGAGTCCCTGCCCCCTCCGGCTGCTGGGGCTCGGGCTGCTGCGGCTCGGGACGGTTCCAGTCCTGCTGCGCGGGCGCGGCGGCCGGGGCGTCCTGCCGCTGACCCCACTCGGGCGCGGCCTCGCGGGCCACCGGCTGCTGGGCCGCCGGCTCGGACGGCTGCTGACCCCACGCGGGAGGCGCGGACTCCTCGCGCTGGGGCGGGGCGTACGAGCTCGGATGGTCGGTCTGCTGACCCCAGGCCGGCGCCGACTCGCGGGCCTCGGGCTGCTGCGCCGCCCGCTGCTCGGGTGCCTGCTGGCCCCACGGCGGGGCGTCGGCCTGCGGGCGCGACTCCGGCTCGCGGGCCTCGGGCTCGCGGACCTGCGGCTCCTGCCGGGCCGGCTGCTCGGGCGCCTGCTGACCCCAGGCCGGGGCAGCGGACTCCTCGCGCGCTGGCGGGGCGTACGAGCTCGGCTGGTCGGCCTGCTGACCCCAGGCGGGAGCCTCGGGCTGCTGCGCCGGCTGCTCGGGCGCCTGCTGACCCCACGCCGGGGGAGCGGACTCCTCGCGCTGGGGCGGGGCGTACGAGCCCGGCTGGTCGGCCTGCTGACCCCAGGCCGGAGCCTCGGGAGCCGCGGACTGGGCCGGCTCCTGCGCGGCCGGCGCCTCGTCCTGGTTCCAGGAGTGGGCGGGCGGGGCCTCCTGCTGCGGGGCGCTCGCGGCGGGCGGCGCCTGCGCACCCCACGACGGCGCAGCGTCCTCGCGACGGGCCTCGGGCGCGGCGAAACCCTCGTCCTGCCGGGCGGCGAAGGGCTCGCCCTGGCTCTCGCCGTACGTCTGCGCGGGCCGGCCGCCACCGCCGGACTCCTCGCGGGGAGCGTCGACCTGCTGCGGCGACTCGGACTGCCACCCGACCTCGGACGGCGTGGCGCCGCGGCCCGGGGCCTCGTCGGCGACGTCGGCGCGCTCGTCCTGCCGGCCCTGCCAGCCGACGGGGGAGCCGGGCTGACCCGGCGCCTCGGCCGGGGCCGCCTGCTCGCGCGGCGGCGCGTAGGACTCGGCGGTCGAGGCCGACGGGCCCGCCCACGCGTTGCGACCCTGCGCGGGCTCGGAGCCCTGCTGGTCGAAGCCCTGCCGGTCGGAGCCCTGCTGGTCGAAGCCCTGCTGGTCGAAGCCCTGCTGGTCGGAACCCTGCTGCTCGAAGCCCTGCGGCGCCGCCGGCTGCCCGGGCGCCTGCTGCCCCCACGACGGAGCGCCCTGCGACCGAGCGTCCTGCGAGGGGGCGCCGTAGGCGGCGCCCGACCCGCCCTGCTGGGCGGGCGACGGCTGCGCGGGCGACTGCTCTCCGGCGCCGCCACGACCCCGGGCCGACGGGCCCTGCCACGCGCTCACCCCGCCACGGCCCTGGCGCGGACCACGCACGATGGCGGCGGCGCCGTCGGACTGGCCCTGGGCGTACGACGACCGACCCTGCGACTCCTGCACCACCTGCTCGTGGTCGTAGACCTGCGTCGGCGAGCCCTGCGGCTGGCCGGGCGCGCCGTAGGGCTGCGTGGTGTAGGGCGGCTGGGCGGCGTACGGGTCCTGGCCCCCGGACTGGTGGGGGCCGCCCTGGGGTCGGCCCTGCTCATCGTGCGGCTGCGACATCTGCTCTCCAAGCCTCGGCGAGGTCACGCGGGTCGTGCTCGGCCGACAGCGTATCGCCGGACAAGATCACATCCGCGGGCTCCGGGCGCGGCACTACGCTCGGTCCATGAGCAGCACGACCACGAACCCACGCTCCCCGCACCGCGTGGTGATCATCGGCTCGGGCTTCGGGGGCCTCTTCGCGGCGCGAGCGCTGCGCAAGGCGCGCGACGTCAAGATCACCCTCGTGTCGGCGACGACCCATCACCTCTTCCAGCCCCTGCTCTACCAGGTGGCGACCGGCATCCTGTCCGAAGGACTGATCGCCCCGGCAACCCGCGAGGTGCTCGCGCGGCAGGAGAACGTCGAGGTCGTCTTCGGCAAGGTCACCGACATCGACCTGGCCCGGCGCACCGTCACCGCCAAGGCGCTCGACGAGACCCAGACGTACGACTACGACTCGCTGATCGTCGCCGCCGGCGCCGGGCAGAGCTACTTCGGCAACGACGAGTTCGCGCGGCACGCGCCCGGCATGAAGAGCATCGACGACGCCCTCGAGCTGCGCGGCCGCATCTTCGGCGTCTTCGAGCTCGCCGAGCTGGCTGCCGCGGCCGGACGGGCCGACGACGTGCGCAAGCTGATGACGTTCGTCGTCGTCGGCGCCGGCCCGACCGGCGTCGAGATGGCCGGGCAGATCAGCGAGCTGTCGCGCCGCACGCTGCGCCGCGACTTCCGCAACATCGACCCCACCTCGGCGCGCATCATCCTGCTCGACGCCGCCCCGGCCGTGCTCAGCGCGTTCGGCGACCGGCTCGGCAACAAGGCGACCGAGCGGCTCAAGAAGATGGGCGTCGAGGTCGAGCTGGGTGCCAAGGTCGTCGGGGTCGACGCGACCGGAATCGAGGTCGAGGACGCCGGCGGCGCCCACCGGCGCATCGACGCCATCTGCAAGGTGTGGGCGGCCGGTGTCTCGGCCAGCCCGCTGGGCAAGCAGCTCGCCGAGCAGTCCGGCGCGCAGCTCGACCGGGCCGGGCGCATCAAGGTCGAGGACGACCTGACGCTGCCGGGCCACCCCGAGGTGTTCGTCGTCGGCGACATGATCTCGCTGAAGGACTACCCCGGGGTCGCGCAGCTGGCGATCCAGGGCGGTCGCTACGCCGCCCGCGCCATCCGGCGCCGGCTGTCGGGGGAGAAGCCGCAGGGCCCGTTCGAGTACTTCGACAAGGGCTCGATGGCGACCATCTCGCGGTTCAGCGCGGTGGCCAGCATCGGCAAGCTGCGCTTCTCCGGCTTCGTCGCCTGGGTGCTGTGGCTCGGGGTGCACCTCGTCTACATCATCGGCTTCAAGAGCCGGGTCACGACGCTGCTGCACTGGGCCGTCGCGTTCCTCGGCCGGGCGCGCGGCGAGCGCACGTCCACCGAGCAGCAGATCTTCGCGCGGCTCGCGCTGGAGCGGCTCGGTGACGACTTCACCCCGTCGGTGAACATGGGCGTGCGCGAGGACCAGCGCGACCCCGCCTGACCGAGCCGGCCCCGAGGGGCTCACCTAGGGTGCTGGCATGCCGCTGGACTACCCGATCGCCGAGCGGACGCTGCCCAACGGGCTCCGGGTGATCGTCTCGCCGGACCACACGGTGCCGGCCGTGACGGTCAACCTCTGGGTCGACGTCGGGTCGCGTCACGAGCCGGAGGGCAAGACCGGCTTCGCCCACCTCTTCGAGCACCTGATGTTCCAGGGCTCGCGCAACGTCGCCGAGGGGGAGCACTTCGCCCGGCTGATGGCCGAGGGCGCCCGGCTCAACGCGACGACGTGGTTCGACCGGACGAACTACTTCGAGACGGTGCCGACCGGCGCGCTGGAGCTGGCGCTGTGGATGGAGGCCGACCGGCACGGGCACCTGCTCGACGCGGTCAACCAGGCCAACCTCGACAACCAGCGCGACGTGGTCAAGGAGGAGCGCCGCCAGCGCTACGACAACCGGCCCTACGGCGACGCCCTCGAGCGGCTCTACGCCGCGGTCTTCCCCGAGGGCCACCCCTACCACCACTCGACCATCGGCTCGATGGCCGACCTCGAGGCGGCGTCGCTGGCCGACGTGCACGCCTTCTTCACCGAGCACTACGGCCCGAACAACACCGTGCTCACGCTCGTCGGTGACGTCACGGCAGACGACGGATTCGCAGCGGTGGAGCGCTATTTCGGCGACCTGCCCGCCTCGGCCGCGCCCCGCCGCGGCCCCGTCGAGCCGTTGCCGCCGCTCGAGGCGCCGGTGCGCGTCGACGTCGACGACGACGTCCCGACGCACCGGCTCTACCTCGCCTGGCGCCTGCCGGTCGCGCACACCCCCGAGTTCTGGGCGGCGGAGCTGGCCTTCGACCTGCTCGCCGGGCTCGCGACGTCGCGGCTCTACCGCCGGCTCGTACGCCGGGAGCAGGTCGCGAACTCGGTGTCGCGCAGCGCGTTCGGGCTGGTCGACGGAGTCTCCCTGGGGCTGCTCGTCGTCGACGTCGCCGAGGACGCCGACCCCGACGCCGTCGAGCGGGAGGTGCTGGAGGAGGTCGCGCGGCTCGGAGAGGAGCTGCCCACCGAGGTCGAGATGGAGACGCTGCACCACGAGACCGAGCGGTGGTGGCTGAGCGCGATGGCCGGCCAG
It includes:
- a CDS encoding FHA domain-containing protein, which codes for MTQPTNGPAEPTSLRLVFDGRASTVSPGQRFVIGRDRGCDLTVVDSRVSRRHAEVRHEGGAWVVVDLGSSNGTYVGARRIAPQSPAPIGQGGSLRLGAADGPQVRAQVMPGGSAPRPQQGTPRQGGAQPGGAQPGGARPGNGHPSGPLPGRAGRPAPAVADPTDVRPGAAAPARPTPAQPAQAPQTAAPKAAPQQAASSRVSQPLPQHRPAATVPDAPGQHAGVVFERWTLPSGPISADQGGGHATVTGQVPQVMPTATTGTAGGQVLTIGRGLENQIVVDDLLASRQHVRLTPRPGGFDVQDLDSRNGTYVNGQKVDHAFLGEGGLLAVGHSRFTVRHGQLVASVDEGDVNFVANHLTFKLGNGKVLLDDVTFALDGSSLLAVIGPSGAGKSTLLKALTGSQQATEGEVYYDGRDLYENYQDLRHRIGVVPQDDVVHRQLTVKQALRYAAELRFPDDLDAHLRDQRVDEVMAELDLAPHADTRVDKLSGGQRKRTSVALELLTRPSLLFLDEPTSGLDPGLDKQVMRTLRDLADGGRTVVVITHSVANLGVCDKVLLLAPGGKVAYFGPPDGLLRFFGASDHADVFTAVARDPEGVKLRFRDSPLMEEQVSAPLRAPRPHTGPPEKPPRQQSIPSQLSTLARRHLKVILADKGYAAFMLLMPVVLAVITMVVPGSFGLGPQPATDANGQPTVIASEPLQILVVLIVGAIFMGTAASVRELVSERAIFLREKAVGLSSQAYLWGKLVIFGLLTLIQSALLVGLVLLVKEKPADAILLGSPTLELIIVCWFTAFSAVSLGLLMSSFVKTSEQVMPLLVVSVMAQLVLCGGLFPVTGRPVLEQLSWITPSRWGYAGSAAVVNIREIFTRPDPDNPGQNKIFGDADDPLWQHTPSMLLLALGMLALIGLVMAACTLWRINREDD
- a CDS encoding FHA domain-containing protein — translated: MSQPHDEQGRPQGGPHQSGGQDPYAAQPPYTTQPYGAPGQPQGSPTQVYDHEQVVQESQGRSSYAQGQSDGAAAIVRGPRQGRGGVSAWQGPSARGRGGAGEQSPAQPSPAQQGGSGAAYGAPSQDARSQGAPSWGQQAPGQPAAPQGFEQQGSDQQGFDQQGFDQQGSDRQGFDQQGSEPAQGRNAWAGPSASTAESYAPPREQAAPAEAPGQPGSPVGWQGRQDERADVADEAPGRGATPSEVGWQSESPQQVDAPREESGGGGRPAQTYGESQGEPFAARQDEGFAAPEARREDAAPSWGAQAPPAASAPQQEAPPAHSWNQDEAPAAQEPAQSAAPEAPAWGQQADQPGSYAPPQREESAPPAWGQQAPEQPAQQPEAPAWGQQADQPSSYAPPAREESAAPAWGQQAPEQPARQEPQVREPEAREPESRPQADAPPWGQQAPEQRAAQQPEARESAPAWGQQTDHPSSYAPPQREESAPPAWGQQPSEPAAQQPVAREAAPEWGQRQDAPAAAPAQQDWNRPEPQQPEPQQPEGAGTPGGAAPGEEAEELPTQVTPAVSEPPTGEEPADEALTIGRGRTNSIVLDDMLVSRQHVRITVDDEGLVIEDLGSRNGTFVNGRRIERTHLHEGDRIGIGASTFEVRDGWLVSI
- a CDS encoding NAD(P)/FAD-dependent oxidoreductase, with translation MSSTTTNPRSPHRVVIIGSGFGGLFAARALRKARDVKITLVSATTHHLFQPLLYQVATGILSEGLIAPATREVLARQENVEVVFGKVTDIDLARRTVTAKALDETQTYDYDSLIVAAGAGQSYFGNDEFARHAPGMKSIDDALELRGRIFGVFELAELAAAAGRADDVRKLMTFVVVGAGPTGVEMAGQISELSRRTLRRDFRNIDPTSARIILLDAAPAVLSAFGDRLGNKATERLKKMGVEVELGAKVVGVDATGIEVEDAGGAHRRIDAICKVWAAGVSASPLGKQLAEQSGAQLDRAGRIKVEDDLTLPGHPEVFVVGDMISLKDYPGVAQLAIQGGRYAARAIRRRLSGEKPQGPFEYFDKGSMATISRFSAVASIGKLRFSGFVAWVLWLGVHLVYIIGFKSRVTTLLHWAVAFLGRARGERTSTEQQIFARLALERLGDDFTPSVNMGVREDQRDPA
- a CDS encoding M16 family metallopeptidase, which codes for MPLDYPIAERTLPNGLRVIVSPDHTVPAVTVNLWVDVGSRHEPEGKTGFAHLFEHLMFQGSRNVAEGEHFARLMAEGARLNATTWFDRTNYFETVPTGALELALWMEADRHGHLLDAVNQANLDNQRDVVKEERRQRYDNRPYGDALERLYAAVFPEGHPYHHSTIGSMADLEAASLADVHAFFTEHYGPNNTVLTLVGDVTADDGFAAVERYFGDLPASAAPRRGPVEPLPPLEAPVRVDVDDDVPTHRLYLAWRLPVAHTPEFWAAELAFDLLAGLATSRLYRRLVRREQVANSVSRSAFGLVDGVSLGLLVVDVAEDADPDAVEREVLEEVARLGEELPTEVEMETLHHETERWWLSAMAGQEERADTISQYALLHDDPQIVNTFVDRTRAVTPEQIRDVSRAWLRPESRAVVAYRPRKES